TTGCACCCTTGCACCCGTGTCGACGGAAAAATGGTGGGTGCAACCTTGGGTGCAAGCATCATAGGGTTGCACCCAAATTCTGCGTTAAATTCGTTATTTCTTCTGGCGGTGAGAATCGGTGATACCGGTCCCCATGCACCACTCGCACCCGAAGTTGCACACCCCACCCCATCTGTTCAAGCGTCGGCAGGGACTCCTGAAGCCGCATCCCGAGCTGCCGGGGATTGTCAAACGGGCGGGGTAAACCGTTCTCTTTGGCGAGGCGGGAGAACACGTTGTGGAGGGCCATGCTGGTGGCCTCAAAACAGGGTCGGCCTTCGAACTGGTTGAGCCGCATTCCGGGGTGGGACGAAAGCCCATTCTGGCCGTGAAGAAGGCCCAAGTACTGCACAAAAATGTTGGTCTCTTGCGAGGTCTCTTCCGACACTTCCATCTGCGCCAAGATCCACGCCTCGTCTAAGTCCGCGGGCAATCCCAAGATCCGCTCGAGCGCGTCCCAGGCGATCAGGATGAGCGAGAGACAGCCGAATGTGCGCCGCTTGGGGTGATTCATAAACTTCGACACAAGAGCGCCTTCGAGTTCTTTCCTTTTTTTTATTTGCGGGAAAATCTCCTGAGAGATCAATTTGAAAATCGCGCTCAACATGACGTCGCGCGATTCCTTGATCTTGACCAAGTGCTCGGCCTCCGAAAAATTCTTGGTGAAGTTCGCCGCGTCGCAAGCGATCTCCCATTGGCGGGAGAGAAGCTCCGGCTTACCGAGGGTCTCGATGCCCGTGGTGGCGATGAAGGCGCCAGCCCGCTCGCGGACGATGTCTTGATCGGTGTAGAGTTTTTTCTTTTCGTGGACGATGCCCGTGGAGGCGGTGAGGAGAAAGTTCAGGAGTTCCTTGTCGAAATCGCGGGCTTCCAAATTATCGAGGAACGTAAGCGGGTTTTTCGAGGCGTCGGTGTAAAGGGCGGCCATCGTGCCGATCTTTCCGACGTTCTCGCCGTAAACGATGTGACTGATCGTGGAGGCGACGGATGTTTTCCCGGATCCATGAACGCCGGACAATCGCAAGATCGGTTTCATGGGGCAGAAATCGTCCATGACGATGATTGTGCAGTAGGCGAGGAGAAATGCCTTGTCCGCTTCCGAGCAAGGCGAGGTGTCGTAGACAAATTGTTTTAACAGTTGAAGACCGCATTCCATGTCGACGTCGTCCTTATAGGTGAAAGACTGAACGCGGTCGCTGGGATTCAAAATAATTTCATCGTCGTTTTGACCGTTGGGAATGACCGTGATCGAATTGGGATATAGACGAAGGATGTCGCCCTTCTCACCGTGGGTGTGAACGTAGATGGCAGGCTTGACGACATCGCCGAACACCCAACTCGCGGACCGGATCGGCGAGCCCAGACTCCGGGCATAATTTCTCAGGTATTCCCAAACGTATTTCCCCTCGGCCGTCGTAATATTGAGCTGACCGATGGTTTGGAGCAACGAATTGAAGAGGCGGTTATTGCCAATGGTGTAAACGCGGCCGTCAAAACACAGATATTCGGCCGAGGCCTTCGGATCGAAATAGAAAGCGCCGTATTTGGAAAGGTGATTTGAGATGGTCTCGCCGACCTCCACGTTCCGCTCGTGCGCCCGTTTGTCCTCGGCATTGCGAATGGCATTTATGATTTTTAGAAGATTCGGCCCATTGCCGTTTTCAGACGGTGCGCTGGGCACAAACTTCTTAATGTCGACCGCGACGGTGTGGTCAATGAGCGTTTGCAGATCTTCCGCCGAATAGCATCGTTTGTCGAAGAGATCCGGACTCACCTGATGCGGTTTGAGGAAATAATCCGTGATGTCTTTGTCTTCCTTCGAGCCGGCCAATGGCAGGACGACGTTTTTAATCGAACCGATTTCCGAATCCTTAAAGGCTTTCAGAATATTTCCCTGCACCGCCGCCTGGCCCTCGGGATCACAGTCGTAAACCACGACGACATCCTTTCCCTTAAACAGATCCAGCCATTCGTCGCGGAATGAATTGCAACCGTGCGTGGAGGTGACGGCGGAAAAGCCGTTTTGACTCAAGAGGAGCCGGTCAAACTCGCCCTCGCACAAGAGGACTTGTTTTCGTTCATCCTTGACCAGCTCGTCTGCGCCGTAAAGCCGGGCGGGATTCCCAAACCCCTTAAGGTTGATCATCTTCATCGAGTTTTTGGGGCTGTAGAAACGGATGTTGGCGAGTTTTCCGCTCGTGTCGCGAATCGGAATGGATATCCGGCGCCGGGATTTGTCGTAGCCGAGCTGGTACTTTTTTATGGTGCCGTCAGTCAGTCCCCGCTTTTCTCGAAGGTAACGAAGAACGGACGCATTGGCGTGGAGATCAGCCGCCATCCCCTGAACGGAGGTCTCGCTGATCTGCTCGGCCTTGTTGTTCGCGGACGATGGCCTGGGAACGCCCACTTTGTCGCCCAGGACCAAAAGCGCATCTTTGAAGGACGCGCCGGTGGTCTGCATAAGAAAATCGAGCGCGCCGCCCTTTCCGCATTTAGAAAAGCAGGCCCAGCGTCCCGTTTTCCGGTTGTAAGCGAAAGAGGGATCGTGGTCGTCGTGAAAAGGGCAACACCCGACGACCCAACCGCCGTCGGTGTTCTTTTCCTTGCGAAGATGGCCGAAGAAATCGGAGAAATCTCCGACTTTTTCAAGAACCGTCTTTTTGTAATCCCTCCAAATTTGGCTTTTGTCCTCCACTATTCGTCTCCCTTTTGTACTTCCAGAATTTTTCCAATAGCCGGAACGTCAGCGTTTGTCCGTACCGCCGGTTCCCAGCGAAAAAAATGCAGACGTGATACTTGACCGACCAGGCCAAGAGCGAATTCATCGCCGCCTTCGGGTTCATCCTTGAAAAGGCCGGCGCCTTTAAAAACTCTTCCAGCGTCGCCTCGATCACAATCGCGGCATAATCCATGCCGGAAAGCCGTTCGAGCTCCCGCTCAAAGCGCTTCCGGCCACCACCGAGCGACGAATAGGCGTCCGACAGCGTCTTCCTCTCTATCGCCACCCGCGTTTCGTGCCCAAAAAGAGAATAATCCCCCGAGCGAAGCGCCATGACCACCGCACCCGGGTAGTCGTACGGCTGCTGCTCGCGGGAATCGATCACAATCGGCAAAGAAGGTTCAGGTCTCTTTGCCATTGAGACGTTCTGTTAAATTGGTGTACCGCTTCCCTTGCTCGTTTCGGCGAACGATCCTCCCTATCTCGTCCCGTTGGCCGATGATGACCAGGAGCCTTTTCGCTCGCGTCACCGCCGTGTAAAGAAGATTCCGTTGGGGAAGGCGATTCCCGAAATTCCGGTGGATGGGAAGGATCACGACCGGCCATTCCGAGCCCTGTGATTTGTGGACGGTGATGGCATAGGCCAGATCAAGATCGTGGCCCTTAATCGGAAGTGTGACGTGGCGGTTCGGACTCTCAAAATCCACTGAGATAAATTTGTCAACCTTGTTGATCGCCGCGACGTAACCCATATCGCCGTTCACGATGTTGTGGTCGTAATCGTTTCGCGTTTGGATCACCTTGTCGCCGACTTTGAAGGGGTAATCCTGGACAGGATCGTTCGGGTTCAGTTTCTTCTGAAGCGCAAGGTTGATTGATTTGCAGGAGAGAAGAGTTTTTTCACGCAGGGGTGAAATTACCTGCACGTCTCTGAGTGGATCCACCTTCAGCTCTCTCAGGAAGTCGCTGGCGTAGAAATCGGCGATCTTGATCAAGATATCGTCTTCATCTTCCCGCTCCAGGAAAAGAAAATCGCCCGCGTTATGCTCGTTCACGATTATGTCTTCACCGTTTTTTATTCGGTGGGCGTTCTGAATAAGCAGGCCGTCCTTCTGGCGCTTAATGATGTCGAGCTCCTTAAACGGCACCTGGGCGGAGTTCAATAAATCGCGAAACGGGCTGCCGGGGCCCACGGGTGGGAGTTGGTAGTGATCGCCGACCATGACCAGTTTGGTTTCGGGTGAGATGGCGCAAAGGAGACTGGCCATAAGCGAAATGTCCACCATTGAGGTCTCATCGATGACGATCAGTTCCGCCGGAAGATGGTTACTCTCGTTGAACCGAAATTCAAACCAATTGCCGACCTTGGTCGGACCGAGCAACCGGTGGATCGTTGTCGCTTCTCGATCAGTTACTTCCGAAAGCCGCTTCGCCGCCTTGCCGGAGGGAGCGGCGAGCGCAATCCGGTAGCTTGGCCGCGCATGTGCCTCGATAATTTCTCTCACAACAGTTGATTTGCC
Above is a window of Elusimicrobiota bacterium DNA encoding:
- the dnaG_3 gene encoding DNA primase, yielding MEDKSQIWRDYKKTVLEKVGDFSDFFGHLRKEKNTDGGWVVGCCPFHDDHDPSFAYNRKTGRWACFSKCGKGGALDFLMQTTGASFKDALLVLGDKVGVPRPSSANNKAEQISETSVQGMAADLHANASVLRYLREKRGLTDGTIKKYQLGYDKSRRRISIPIRDTSGKLANIRFYSPKNSMKMINLKGFGNPARLYGADELVKDERKQVLLCEGEFDRLLLSQNGFSAVTSTHGCNSFRDEWLDLFKGKDVVVVYDCDPEGQAAVQGNILKAFKDSEIGSIKNVVLPLAGSKEDKDITDYFLKPHQVSPDLFDKRCYSAEDLQTLIDHTVAVDIKKFVPSAPSENGNGPNLLKIINAIRNAEDKRAHERNVEVGETISNHLSKYGAFYFDPKASAEYLCFDGRVYTIGNNRLFNSLLQTIGQLNITTAEGKYVWEYLRNYARSLGSPIRSASWVFGDVVKPAIYVHTHGEKGDILRLYPNSITVIPNGQNDDEIILNPSDRVQSFTYKDDVDMECGLQLLKQFVYDTSPCSEADKAFLLAYCTIIVMDDFCPMKPILRLSGVHGSGKTSVASTISHIVYGENVGKIGTMAALYTDASKNPLTFLDNLEARDFDKELLNFLLTASTGIVHEKKKLYTDQDIVRERAGAFIATTGIETLGKPELLSRQWEIACDAANFTKNFSEAEHLVKIKESRDVMLSAIFKLISQEIFPQIKKRKELEGALVSKFMNHPKRRTFGCLSLILIAWDALERILGLPADLDEAWILAQMEVSEETSQETNIFVQYLGLLHGQNGLSSHPGMRLNQFEGRPCFEATSMALHNVFSRLAKENGLPRPFDNPRQLGMRLQESLPTLEQMGWGVQLRVRVVHGDRYHRFSPPEEITNLTQNLGATL
- the recD2_4 gene encoding ATP-dependent RecD-like DNA helicase, translated to MNLFPDQEAAKDLVSREKISIVTGGAGTGKSTVVREIIEAHARPSYRIALAAPSGKAAKRLSEVTDREATTIHRLLGPTKVGNWFEFRFNESNHLPAELIVIDETSMVDISLMASLLCAISPETKLVMVGDHYQLPPVGPGSPFRDLLNSAQVPFKELDIIKRQKDGLLIQNAHRIKNGEDIIVNEHNAGDFLFLEREDEDDILIKIADFYASDFLRELKVDPLRDVQVISPLREKTLLSCKSINLALQKKLNPNDPVQDYPFKVGDKVIQTRNDYDHNIVNGDMGYVAAINKVDKFISVDFESPNRHVTLPIKGHDLDLAYAITVHKSQGSEWPVVILPIHRNFGNRLPQRNLLYTAVTRAKRLLVIIGQRDEIGRIVRRNEQGKRYTNLTERLNGKET